The genomic region aatttgataTTGTGGCAGGAGTTTTGTTATGATTTTCAGGAATTTCTGGTATATAATCTGAATAAAAAGGATTATTATCCATAGGTGTAGTGTTATTTCTGGCTGTAGTAGTTGTGTTGGAAGTTTTATGTGCAAAAGGAAAAATGTCTTCTTGGAAGACAACATCTCTACTCACCAAACATGTGTGAGTGTCCAAATCATACAACTTGTATCCTTTTTTACCAAAAGGATACCCAATGAATATGCACTTCCTTGCCCTTTTGGCAAACTTATCTTTGTGAGTCATTGGCATAGAAGCATAACATAAGGAACCTAAGATCCTCAGTTCATCATACTTAGGTTTTTCCCCAAATAACATTTCAAAGGGAGTTTTCCATTTGAGTATGGGAGTTGGCATTTTGTTAATTAAGTAAGTAGCTGTGAGTAGACAGTATCCCCAAAACCTTAGAGGCAAATTAGCCTGCAATCTCAAAGCTCTAGCAGTGTCAACAAGATGCCTATGCTTCCTCTCCACTCGACCATTCTGTTGTGGTCTCCCTACAACAGACTCCTGATGCACTATCCCTCTGGCATTGAACATGTCCTTGCATGGTCCTTGAACAAATTCAGTACCATGATCTGTCCTAACGACTTTGACCTTTGCATCAAATTGTGTCTCAACATAAACCAGAAAGTTCTTAATGAGTTGTGGGACTTGATCCTTAGAATGCATCAAAAAAGTCCAGGTAGTTCTTGTATAATCATCAACTATAGTCAAGAACGAACTAGCTCCTGACATTGACTTGACCCTATAAGgtccccaaacatcaaaagatGAATTAAGGCAAATCTGGTCCTAGCATGAGACTCACTTATCTTGAAAGGCAATTTGTGATGTTTGGATAAACAACAAGTTTCACAAGAGAAATTCTCAGTATTATTTAGAGTAATTCCAGGTACATGCTTTAGTTTATCAAAAGAGTTATGTCCTAATCTTTGATGCAAGATCATTACATCAGACAGTTGAGTACAATTACTGAGAGAGCTAGCTACAACATTGTGTACTTGCTTAAGTACTCTTAACAGAATGAAAACAATTGCAACTATTTGAAGGAGATCTTCCTTGCTGCAATTGGTGTCTCATGAGGTAGAGATTTCCTTGCCTCTTTGCCTTGGCCACAATGACTCTATTTAAAGGGTCCTGAAACCAACACTCATTCAAGTGAAAAATGAGTTTTAATCCAGAGGACTGTAACAATCTACTTACTGAAAGTAGATTTTGCTTAAACTCTGGTATGATAAGAACATTGTAAAGAGTTATAGACTTGGTCAAATAAACTGCTCCTGTTTTATGCACCAGTTTAGTGCTCCCATCAGGTAGCCCAACTAGGATAGGTTGTCTTAGAGGTCTAATATGATGCACTAGAGATAAACAGGAGGTCATGTGATCTGATGCTCCTGAGTCCACTATCCAAACATCAGAATGTGTCTTAGAACTAGAAGTATTTGCACCAGAAACAGAAGTTATACCTGCAAAGCTTGTAGCAGGGATTGTGAAAGAAGCATTGGACTGTGCAGTGTTTGCACTCATCACTTTTATAACCTGCTGAACCACTTTGTCCACCAATCCAGGTGCCAAGTCAGGAGTTCCATATTGCTGACCTCCCTGAGATTGGTTGTGAGCTCCCTGAGACTGGTTGTGAGTGTCATCAGTATCATAAAACTCCTGCTCAGCAGCATCAAAAGGAGTTTCATCTTCATAGCCCTGTGACCCAGTTCTGACTGCATCTGCATTGTTTGCAGCTGGCCTTCTGTAAACATTGTTGCCTTGCCTGTGATAGCTGTTAGAGCGACCTCTGCCTCTTCCATAAGCACTCTGAGATCTGCCCCTGCCACCTCTACCAAGGCCTCTGGCTAAGTAGCATTGAAATTCCACATGTCCAAACACATTGCACAGTGGACAAGTCTGCAATTGATAGCATTCAGTCACATCATGCCCTTTCTTCTTGCAATGTGAGCAATGTTTAATAGGTTTCTCATCTGTATCCAGTTTAGGCTTCTTTGAAGTGGATTCAAGTGTTGAGGCAGACTGCTTGAAACTAGCATACGCATTAGCTTCTGTCATGGCCCCAATGGAATCACTAATCTCTTTTTGTGTCTCAATTCTCTGCAAAAGTCCTAATGCTTTGTTAATTGTGGGCATAGGATCCATTGTCAGGATATTGCTTTTGACATTCTCAAAACCTGAATTCAATCCCATCAGCATTTGAATAAGCTTGGATTGCATCTCTCTATCAAACAATCTCTTCAAGAACACACAGGAACAGGAATTCAAGGCACCACAAGTGCATTGTGAAAGAGGATCAATTGCATCAATTTCCTCCCATGTTCTCTTGAGACGACTGTAATAGTCAACAACTCCAGAGTTCTCCTGAGAAATAGCACCTAGGTCTTTCTTCAATTGATATAACTCTAGGCTATTAACCTGTCCATAACGCTCAACTAATTCCCCCCATAGCTGCTTAGAGGAGGAGACATACTTAAAATTGGCGCGTAAAACAGGTTCCATTGAATGCAAGATCCACTGTCTCACAAGAAGATCCACGCGTTTCCACTGATAATGATTTTTATCAGTATCATCAGGCCTTGAACAAGTACCAGTGATGAAACCTTCCTTGTTCTTCGCCATTAAAGCAAGCATGACCTCACGCTTCTAATTCATGAAGTCACGGCCATTGAAAAGAACATCAACAAGACTATTTATAGGTTGATCATGAGTTGTGATGTATAAAGGATCATCATAGAATGCATATGGCAAAGAATTGTCAAAAGAAGCAGTAGTATTAACTGATTCCGGCATTTTGTGAAGGATTAATGACAGAAATCACGAATTCTGAACTTCAAATGAAGTATGCAGGAAAAACGATTGAATTATGAAGAATGTGAGTGCGATTAATTCTGAAATTCGACAGAATTATGCAGAAATTAACGCAAGAAAAGATTGAATTTGACGAATTGACAGTTGCGGAAGCGTTTTGTTGATGAGAGGAACGTCACCTACGCGATTGATACCATGTGAAGCTAACCCTAACCTCCATTGATGAAAGCTTAAAGCTTGAAGAAACAGAGGTAAATAAAGGAAGCttttattaaaaatatatttttgtgtttttacaaTGAATTAACTTATGATGTAAAATGTGCTTTCtacttgatggggcatattctgcaccgctgaccaagtcaacacattagacaaagtcaaagatatccacagcaagtcaacgacttagacaacctagccgatgcagcccatcggcctgtcaaccGGGTCCGGCATGTCAACAACTGCcaccggggcacatacccgcgtactcatatccaggACCCCTCGGCGGCGGGTCATCAGagcccgccggccagccataggtccctcggccgaggggtagatcagtctttccacctgctagccacttggccacttggccactacgtgacaaaaggtgaagtctataaatactcctcaaccctcattgaggaagggatccaatccagaaatacagaaaacctaaatacactattcatctggtataatcttccttatctctctacaatatattcctagccaattagcatacaacttatacatctaagtttactgacttgggcgtcggagtgagtacgcttggctcaaagccaagccctcagttcgttcattgttgcaggagaggccgagaggaacgattaagtccaagggagaatccaactcaagacatcattcaacaagccacgggtggtaactatacttgctctggaattatacccggaacaattggcgccgtctgtggggaaagacactagaagctagtcacattcattcccaaacaaaaaaaaaacaacaaaaacccacccaaaaagctaagaagatgtcaaaagaacaagaggCGTTCGTAACCGATGAGCCCCTCCAcccagatgataccttcaacaattctggagtcatgcagccctccaccggcggagtaatccaaccggagttcgggatgccaataacacCAGATGCGACGCTGCCTGCCAACCAAGTCAccctcatgggacatgtggtcgacgtGGCATTGCTAAAGCAAATCCTGGACCTCATCGGTaggacgtcggctcacactgtcacaccgacaagagcggcgggacccgtccaggagaccagggcccagaacgtgactccaagagacttgaacggagcactggaagAGGTTGGCCCTGTCAAAACGCCGGAAGAGCCCAGAATGCAAGTGGTGGACACAAGTCCTGACCGCGCTAgcgggaggacagcgtcaccGCAGCAGCCACGAGGCCTGCCCCGGagaaatgaaagaagtccgactcatcagagtcggagaagaagaagcccgactcgccaGAGTCAGGGAAGCAGtccctcccgctacgaggagaggagccgggttaggaatgcgaggagccgatcgccacgtgtcatccGGCATGtgatcagacagcccctcagcgcctacgtcctagaagtccaggtgccaactaagctcaaattgccacccatatcatacaaaggggagggtgatccagccgaccacgctgaggctttcgagtctcacatgtcggtatgggagcagcccgatgaagtgtggtgccgagttttcccaacaacgttGCATGGGATGGCTGAAAGTTGGTataaggggcttcccgacggctcggtatactattacgccgacctaagggacgcctttctggcccagtactcttgcaacaagagaagggccgtggagacatcggacctcctaactatcaagcaggaggggggcgagtctctacggagctacatgaagaggttcgacggaaaggtccaacagattcgagagatcaatcccgaactggcggccttcgcgctgatgaaaggcctcccaaggggagatttgaaaaatgagctcatcaagtgcggaggcctgggcttggatgccgccaggaagaaggctgaccaagccatcaaggtagaagactatcacaagacatgGCTAGGCCcgagcgaggccgagcactcagaaaagaagagccgccgggaggacaaccccgacgaaagacgccgtgacaacaatgagtcacggtccgacgaaagacgccgtgataataataggtcacggcctgacaaatctgccaggaaacaggactcggcgggcgccgggtggagttcgggaacgtaccaccagaggcggtataacgataaaacccctctcgtcgtatcgcccatcaagtcttcgcccgagcaaaagcgagggccgaagtgggagagaccccaaaaccaaaaagtgacggtgacacgagccaagatcgtgagtaccacggccacacggccatttaaccaacgatcgccagcatctgaagaatgccattgaagagctgatccggaaggggagcctcggcaagtacgttgccaaaagccaaaagaccgacgccggCAGCTCagagaagaaatccgtcttcgaaaggataggagtgatccacgttgtcatcgggggccacgagaacggagggtccgctcatgggtacaaacgacacctgaacgagctctatcaggccatcaactttgtgcccaacacagccaccccctcttccaacatccccgacataactatcggaagaaaggactacgaaggagtcatcgctcctcacagcgacccacttgtggtcaatttggacatatccaaccacctggtcaaaaggtgcctgattgacacaggcgcatacacgaatatcatgttcagggagtgcttcctcagtCTCGGCCTGAAggtcaaggacttaagcccctgcaccaacccgctatacaaGTTTTCGGGGCCGGACGGGTACCACTGGGATCAATCGGACTCCCGGTAACGTTCGGCGAAaggaatgcggccaagaatgtcctagctgagttcgtggtcatcgacggctcatccgcctacaacgttctcataggccgcgtcactctgagcgaggctgacgcgttgatgtccatccgggccctaacattgatgtacgtctcggaccggggggaagcgcataagctcgtctccaaagacgagaatgacgaggtggtgaacgcccagatagctgccagaggatgcaacatgcaatcccttaaggtggcaaagaaatcggagaaagggaaaggtctatccttacaacaggagagcgacctcatggatgtaactagcggctAACTGGGGAGGTACGCCTTCAACGGGCCATTAGGACGCCGGAAATCTCGGGAATACTCCATGTAAcgtcggaggtgtccaaaacagttgtgggcaccccgacgcatgtttttacctaaatgaaaaatcatccaagtcttccatcagaaTGTACGCTCttcccatagtcactaggaaggAGCAGACGCCGGcccacactgtcataccgacaagagcggcagcctTTATTAGGAAGCAacagacgccagctcacactgtcatatcGACAaaagcggcagtctccatcaaaaacagacgccgactcacactgtcatatcgacaagagcgggagtctccttcaagaaacaggcaccgtcgcagtcactccaagtagtagacgccacggcagtcaccccaagaggtgtgacgccgtcgcagtcactccaagtagtagacgccacgggagtctccttcaagaaacagccaccgtcgcagtcactccaagtagtagacgccacggcagacaccccaagaggtgtggcgcgtcgcagatcactccaagtagtagacgccacgggagtctccttcaagaaatgtgcaccgtcgcagtcactccaagtagtagacgccacggcaatcaccccaagaggtgtgacgccgtcgcgatactccaagtagtagacaccacgggagtctccttcaagaaacaggcaccgtcgcagtcactccaagtagtagacgccacgacagtcgccccaagaggtgtgacgccgtcgcagtcactccaagtagtagacgccacgggagtctccttcaagaaacagcaCCGTCGCAgtcctccaagtagtagacgccactagtcaccccaagaggtgtgacgccgtcgcagatcactccaagtagtagacgccacggagtctccttcaagaaaacagcaccgtcgcagtcactccaagtagtagacgccacgacgaCGACGGCTCacacgtcataccgacaagagcggcatgcaCCCTAAGGAAGCGAGACACTGCGATTTGCGACGGTTATAACCAGCCGCGGTTGATACTACGAAACGATCAAGATGCCTTGGAAGCGTTAACACAATTGAGACACGCACTCTAGATcgctcggccaagccgaggcgggaaCATAAGAGATACTCAATTAATAACGGAAGGAGACAACCCGGACAAAGACGGAGACGCTAAAGAGACAGTCGAAGCTCGAATACTAGCGCAAGGAAAAGAAGTGAAGtaaaaacgaactcttattaaatatATTCAACGAATcacaagaaattacaaggatGAGCCAAAAGACAAAAAGTTACAGATGCTATCTCCCTATGTCCGTtgttgctcgccatcagcagcggcAGCGACACTTTCTTCGATGGGTACCCCAGCAGCTcccttagcagcctcagcttcagcagcctcagctttagcctcggcagcctcagccGCCTTTGCCCGCTTGGCTTCCTCCTGGGcctccttagccttctcagccAGAGCTGCCTTCTCAGCAGCCGCCTCCTCCTCTgccttcgccctcaccgcctctttagccttctccgccacggctttctccttggcttcgagcttgtcatcaagcagcttgtCATagctgtcccacggaaaggaaccatcaagagggaagagctcctcaaccacttccctagcagctccttcggctaaatcccggaattcagcacacatgttagggagcatgacggtttggagcatctcaatgtccttctccttttgcCTAATGACGGCATCTCTGATCCGAACCACCTCGCCCGGGCCTTAAACAGTCCCCGGATTCATTCTTCGCCTGgaggtagaggtcggcgtgcctcgaacAAGTGTACACTTCCCCGGAAGCTTCGGTGCCGctgcagcctcggccttggctctcaaagaaggacctccttttcaacgTCCCGCCTAAGTTTTCTTTCACCAAAAGCGCCCTCTCAAAGATCCCCCCGAGCCTCTCGCTCGTTGAGAAGATCTGCTTTGCCTTCACGGCCACCTTCTTAatggcattaagctcaaaagcggattgagccaaGGCCTTCTCCCCGCTCTACGATACGAGCACCGGTAAGACCGTTCCACCTCGCCCACTCCTTGATAAGCTCCGTGCCTTCATCTATGAGCTGGGAGAAGGAAACCTTCAGGGATGAGGAAACAGTGATGACATTTTGATCAGGCCTGTAGGCGGGAGAGGGAAACCTtcgggatgaagggacggtggtgacattttgatcacccGGCCCAGTAGGCGGGAGAGGGAAACCTtcgggatgaagggacggtggtgacattttgatcaccggCCTGCGGATGGGGGAGGAGAACCTTCTGGGATGGAGAGTTCACGGTGACGTGTTGATCACCGGCCCCGCACGTAACTCCCCTCCACTTGCGCGACAACAGAGCGGCGGACGACTGCggccgatctacaaaatttaaagcaAGCATAAGTATCGACATACGCAGACATGCCGAAGAGCCTGTCACAGGCAGCGCCTAAGAAACCGGCTAAAACTGAAGCCACAGATAGaacaataccgtgcttggccttcttggccgaaagaCGCGTTTCCTCATCAGCAGCAGAATCAACGGTCGCGGTAAAGGCCGTCTGCcttctcttacggacaaggggcgacccctcctcctcgtcggagtcatcCCCGTTGGAGATACAAATGATCTCCACCGTCTtcttctgaacaggggggatggaaggcggagccgGTGTCGACGCCACCACCGCCGAGGACCTCGTTTTTCGCGTGTGGCGCGGCACGTTACTAACGACCTTCGCCTGGGTCTCCACCGCACTCAAGCTTTTCAGCCGCTGCTCCATGAGATCAGTCGGCGACCTCCTGCGGTCATTGGGGTGAGCTTTGGGATGTAGGttagcaacggtcttatccttgttcagtcccattctccggaggatatcctcagacaggtccggtccgaAATGGCctgcgaaggaaacaaagcaagagttaagtagaaaaACATATCACAATTCAAAGACACAATGAGAACGgtggtgggcctcacaccgaccctactcaccctgcgctagggccggtatgaggccgacatggcaaagcgCCTCATCTTGAaggatgatctgcgttgggggaatccatcttttcggcagccCACCCTTGTCCACCTCAAACAGCCGCATTGCCAGCCTCTCATCGTCCGAAAGAAGGACCCGCCAAAGATCCATCTTGAGTTTCTTCCGGAgacccatccgtcatgctccgccttagtctcacaccgcaagttcaCTTGATCTTTGAAAAAGCGAGGGGTAGCGGATAGTCgttcggcaccttaacgtacacccaccgaccctgCCAGCCCTTACAAGAGGAAAGTTTGTCAGCAGTGACATAACCCTTCTCCGTGTGCACGCTATGCCACCCGGCACGGCCAGAGAATGACGGCTGGAGATAATGAAGTCGGCGAAAtaagttcaccgttggggcctcccccttgaagagacaaagccagacaaacccgattatggtcctcatagccaacgggtgcaattgggcaacggcaacgttcatggccttGAGGATGGCCACAAcatacccattcagcggaaaccggagcccaaacTCCAAATGTCGCATATATACGCCGGTGTGGCCCGATGGAGGGCAACAGACAGCCTGACCCTCCTCCGGGATAACGATTTCGTAGCCCTCACCGAAGAAGAAATGTTTCTCGAAGAATATCTCACCGGAACAACGGgctaacttatgggtccaagtacAGTCAAGACGGACTTTACAAGCgaggccgtgatccataacgtacttccTCACGTTATTAGGACGAGCCTCCTCAGCATCGTCACCAAAATCTTTCGCATCATCATCGACATcgaatcatcctcccattcctccgaattcgaggatcgacttcaggagaagGGGACCTACGGCCCGGCTTACTAGGCCGGCATCGTtgagaagacatgtttacaatgaacttacaaaattaaaaattggaaagtttgtttgtttaccttgaagaaaacgctcgccggagtaacaactcaggaaattagaagacaaagaaacccTTGGGAGTTTAGAAAGAAGGAaaaattttgaagaatgaaattggtggccaatttcacggggcaactgccctatttatagggaaaagcccatgaagcagGACCAATCGTGAGaatgacccatgaagcgtcaaccaatcggcgtgcagacacgtgtcggacatgcaaccacgggatgtcaatcgttgcaacagttgcgtcaatcaatgcaacagtgaccaaacgtcttcaacacgcctattcaaatctctccgcctattcaccttcctcaacaaattcccaagcatctgttctccgccggccacatgatcaaccaagctagacaccgccggccgggggcaatcaaaaataaccggcagtatcaacctcggtctcggccagcgtccctttcttttccacatcggatgcccaatacacatccatgtggaggggggatatggtacggcacggcctaagaaagactagGCAGAGCagaagaagccgccgcagaagaagccgacgcAGGAAATTTTTCACAAatcacttgcgcagaatatacgctcagacgtacatcgaagcccataccacggcatagactacgctgggggcaaattgatggggcatatttcgcACCGACCGACCACAAGTCAACACATTAGACaaagtcaaagatatccacacaagaagtcaacgacttagacaacctaGCCGATGCACCCATCTACTGTCAACTCCGGGTCCCGCATGTCAACCCGCCACCGGGGCACATACCGCAGACTCATATCCGGGACCCCTCGGCGGCGGGTCATCGAGAGCCCGCCGGCcaccataggtccctcggccgaggggtagatcgatctttccaccgctagccacttggccactggctaccactacgtgacaaaaaggtgaagtctataaatactcctcaaccctcattgaggaagggatccaatccagaaatacagaaaacctaaatacactattcatctggtataatcttccttatctctctacaatatattcctagccaattagcatacaacttatacatctaagtttactgacttgggcgtcggagtgagtacgcttggctcaaagccaagccctcgcctcgttcattgttgcgggagaggccgagaggaacgattaagtcaaggagaatccaactcaagacatcattcaatgCCACGGGCCAGAATTATACTGCttctggaattatacccggaacactACTATATATACAAACTGGTTCTAACTAACACAAATCCTACCTAACACAAGTGCCACATCATCAATCCGTGTGTGAGTCAATGCTCAATGGTGATTGGTAGCTTGAATGTCATCATCATCTCAACAAATTTATTTTTGAGGGGCACCACATCAAAATTCATCAACAATGGAGGGGTACCTTATAAATTTTGAAATATTAACGATAtaatgaaaatttgaaaaataaaaataaaaatacttGGATACCTCGGTggtaaaacccaaaaaaaaagaaaaaaaaaaaaaagaaaagaaaacccTGGATTAGCATCGCATTCTTGTACTAGTATAAAATTAAACCCCCAAAAATACGAAGCGATACCataaaccctaaaatcatttgcGCCACCTAAATCTCTCTCCTAAAACCCTTCTTTCTTCTACGCTCCCTTCTTTCTTCTACGCTCCAATGGCCGGCCAATTGCAATTCTGGGGTATACTCCTCCATCCTTCCTTCCCCTCTACTCTTTTGTCTCTGTTATTCAACTTTTGCGTAAATTTCTTTATTGAGTTTACAGTTAATGTTTTGATTTAGGTTTTGTTTGTCATCTGCTGATTGCATTTGTTTCTCGAATGTTAAATTTACATTTGTGTAATTGTTTTTGTTGATTATCTTCTAGCATTTCTGTATACTTGAGAATGTTGAGCTAGTTATTCGTTAAGTTCATTTCTGTGGATTTTGCTTGATAAGGCGATGATATCGTCTCGTCAAGTTAAGAGTAGGCGATTGACTCTAAATGTGCATACTTGAATTTGTAAATTTTACTTTTTCTCATATTTATAAACTTACAAGCTTAAGATGAATATTTTGACGACCAAATATTTCAAATGTCGAGGACTTCTTATAAGATTTTATAGCTGGTATAACAATGGAACTCCCTGCAGACAGTTTTAATAGGTGTATTTGGGCTGCTTGTCGTGTGGCTTTATAATGACGCGTACAAAATAATGTGTTACACAAGTATTTGTATTACTCACTCCtccttggtcatttgtttacctgtTCCATTTTCGGTGTTTATTTTAGGAGTGCTTTTGACGCACAATTTGatccacttgtcatctaataattggcTCCCTACTCTTTTCTTGGTACTTTGTGCCAATaccaaagttaaacaaatgactGGTAAGGTGGGAGTATTTTTTAGCAAATGTCAAAGGCGTTTAATATTCTTCAGGCACTCGCTGTCTTCCCCCTCCTTGTATTTGTATCAAAACTACGATTGTAGGAAGgtaaatgaacctgaaagtgatGCAAGTAATGGTTTCAGATGAAATGCTGTCTGTTAATAGGAGAAGCTAGTACAATTGCTAATGTAATGGGCGAGGTGGTCAAATACACTAAGTTGTTCTGTTGTTATGCTGTCTTTGTTAGGTATCGAGGTCAAGCCAAAAGAGCCTTGTCAAGTAGGCCTTGAGGATGGATCTGTCGTCCATATTTCTCAGGTATTCGACTGCATGTCCTTTGATTTTGATACGGTCACGGAACTATTGTGTTTTAATTTGTTTGTTGACTGCATGCTTGTGTTTTGTGTTGTGTCTAGGCTACCCTTGGTGGTGAAATTAAGAAGGATGATGAGACTGTTACTGTCTACCTTAAAGTTGGTGAGAAGAAGATGGTTTTGGTCAGGCTAAGCAAGAAAACCCCTCAGATGCCATTTGATTTGGTCTTCAATGAAAATTTTGAGATTTCTCACAACTGGAAGAATGGATGCATTCATCTAATGGGATACCAGACTGAATCTGTGGAATTATATCCTTTTTCATAAGTGTTGCTTGCATT from Silene latifolia isolate original U9 population chromosome 3, ASM4854445v1, whole genome shotgun sequence harbors:
- the LOC141649616 gene encoding uncharacterized protein LOC141649616, translating into MAKNKEGFITGTCSRPDDTDKNHYQWKRVDLLVRQWILHSMEPVLRANFKYVSSSKQLWGELVERYGQVNSLELYQLKKDLGAISQENSGVVDYYSRLKRTWEEIDAIDPLSQCTCGALNSCSCVFLKRLFDREMQSKLIQMLMGLNSGFENVKSNILTMDPMPTINKALGLLQRIETQKEISDSIGAMTEANAYASFKQSASTLESTSKKPKLDTDEKPIKHCSHCKKKGHDVTECYQLQTCPLCNVFGHVEFQCYLARGLGRGGRGRSQSAYGRGRGRSNSYHRQGNNVYRRPAANNADAVRTGSQGYEDETPFDAAEQEFYDTDDTHNQSQGAHNQSQGGQQYGTPDLAPGLVDKVVQQVIKVMSANTAQSNASFTIPATSFAGITSVSGANTSSSKTHSDVWIVDSGASDHMTSCLSLVHHIRPLRQPILVGLPDGSTKLVHKTGAVYLTKSITLYNVLIIPEFKQNLLSVSRLLQSSGLKLIFHLNECWFQDPLNRVIVAKAKRQGNLYLMRHQLQQGRSPSNSCNCFHSVKST